CTCGCATCTCCCTGCGGCCGCTCGCCTCCAAGTTCCTTCTATCCGTTGTGGCCTGCTTTATGGTCCTGGGATTCTTGTTCCTGGGATCGGCCTTGAAGGGTCTTGGCATCCTCGTCACCCTGTTCATAGGCTACGTCCTGCTGATGGCTATTTGTTCGCCCTGAATTATTGTTTGCAGTCTgaaatttatatatttgtataaaactAAAGCGAAACTACGATTACGACTACGATTAGGATTAGATGAACTGCGTCTGTGTATTGCTGTGTGTATCGTATCACTCGGAAGAACGCGGCCGAAGGGCCAGGCGCAGCGTCTGGTCGGGCACTGTGACCATTCGCAGCATACAGTCGACGGGCTGCTCGTTGAGGCACTGCATCTCGAACTGGGTGGTACATTTGCCCAGCAGCGAGTGCAGCTGCTTGAGAGCCACACGCCGCCCAATGCATGACCGCTGGCCGATGGCGAAGGGTAGACTGCCGTGCGATCGGCCCACACACCAGCGTTCGGGCAGGACCCGCTCCGGCTGCTCAAAGTGTGATGCATCGCGACCGGCCGTGTATAGTGAAAGGAGTACCAGGGTCTGAAAGGATGGTGAAAAAATGAGCAATCGATGGTTCCTGCTGTGGAGCTGAGAAGCTTAATTTTACGCACATCTTTTTCAACAAAGTGGTCTCCGAGATGAGCATCCTGCGGCAGGTAGCGTCCGATGAATGGCGCCACGGGATATAGACGCAGGGACTCCTTGATCAAGCCGTGAAGCAGCTGCGACTCGGACGCCACTCGCTCCCTGGCAAGGCGGCACTGCAGCTGTGGCTCCCGCGAAAGAACGAATAACGCCCACTGGCTGCTGAAGGCGGTCTGTGCGGGAGGGGATTCGAATTAGTCAATCAATTCGGCAGCTTCTGCTGTTTTAATTCACACCGTGTCACCTGCTGCTATGACAAGGTCCACAAAAATCCGCTTGATCATCTCGCCGGGCACCTCTGCCGCCTGTAGTCGGTTGAATAGCGTCTCCTCCCGCTGCTCCAGCTGCTCTAGTTGTCCGTCTTCGGTGATCTCCCCTCCAATGCAGTGGTCTATGATCGCAGCGCCCTCGCGCAACACCTCGTTCACATTGCTCTCAAAGTCGCGCCAAATGCGGAGGCGAAGCAGCTGTGCCAATCTGGGCGGAAAGGTCATCAGGCGCGAGCTATGCTCGAAGACCTTGTGCACGATCTGTGTGAAGTGGTCCAAAGCCGATTGTATTTTGGGGCAGGTCAGGACATTGCTGCCAAACATGATGCAGCAGAGCACTATGGATGGAGAGGGGTGACGGAATAAGTTATATCTTTATTAGATCAgcaaaatactagaaaaatacAAATCTTCGTAGTTTAGTAGtatatttttttcaatttccaGAAAATTCTGGAAATATAACAAAAAATTTGCAAATGTTTCAAAGAAATACTTTTGAGACGTAGTATGGTATTGCTTGCGAAAAAGTTCTAAACTCCGACAGACTCACCTTCTATGGACCAACGGtagagctgctgctccagatTCGGCAGCTCATAGTAGCTGGGACTCCCTGGGACGTCGCACTCTGCAGTCGCCTCCTCGGTGCGTGCGCGCCACTGGTCGACCAGCTGCCGCGTACAGCTCTCAATATGCACGtccatccaattcaaattTCCGTTGAGGAGCAGGCGATTAAGTATACGCCGATTGTGCAGCCACTCCGCCCCCTCCCTGTGACATTAGCCATGCAGATGGATGCGAAGAGAAGCAGACATTAGCTGAGAGTAATTTGCAATTCATAGACAGAGTCGCAACTCGCGTTTCAGCTCTTTTTTTCAGACTTTCGCCTTTGCGTTGTTGTCGCTCCACTTACATAAAGAACAGTCCACGTTGGCAGGCATGCCGCTGGTTGTATAGCGTCCAGGCATCTGGCAGCGGATGCTGCGGATATTGACCCTCGTGCAGGAAGACCCCACGCATAAGAGGGGCGGACGACACGAACACCGCATCCTGAGTACCGCCCAAGCGTTCCCTGAAGATGGGGCCGTACTGTCGATGGCGGGAATCGATGTACTTGTGTAGTCTGGGAGGAAGAGAGTGGTCGATCTATAGAGTAATCCATTCTCTAGGTCATTCTGTACTCACTGTGTGGCTCCGCCGGCGGCTATCAAGTCCAGCAGGGTCCCCACCACAGGCAGCCCCTTGACGCGGGGTATGGGCACGATTTCACCCCCTTTTGGCCTGCACCTGTTGCTGCCTGCTGTCGCCTTCGTGAGACCGGCCTTCGATTTGAACTGGCACAGAAGGCGCACCAGAAGCGTCctcagcagctgctgcagccAGTGCAGTAGGCTCGTCCGCTTTCTGTtcatctctttctctctcactGACAATGTCCCAGCGGGGGGCGGGCGGAGGAAGAGCAACAGGGCTCAGTGCAACACGTAACACACGTCCGACAAAGGGCCAGGGGCTGACTGATTCGACATGACGCTGGGCCGCGGCCTTATAAccgaacagcagcagcagcagcagcggcacaCAGAGAACGGAGAGCTGTGAGAGCAGGTAGGCCCTGTCGATGTCTCTCCCTCGATCGGCCTCAATTGATATGCGCAACTTCcatccaaatccaaatccacatccacgctgctgctgctccggtAAGCGTAAGCACCTTGGTCTCCGTCTCCACATTTCAAAGCGGGGTCCGTCGCGGCGAGAGACGCTGAGTGGACACAATCTGTATTGTCGCTCCCCGCTCGATCGATTCGTGGGGATATTGCTGGCCATGCAATTTTTCGAGAGACGCAAGAGAGAGGTCCAAGGTTTTTACTGATTTCAACTCCTCACTCAGTTGGATTTTGGCAGTTATCAAGTCGCTGTGACTTGATGCCCACCACAGATGTACGAGTGCACCTCCTATTTAATCTGCTTGTTCTTGAAAACACAGTGAAGTGAACTAAAACACATGCTTACCACAATGTAAACAACCAAATTAAACTGCAGTATAACCATTTGGCCCCGTTAAAGAGCACAGTTTTGTAGTCTTGTGTAAATTTGAGAGTTGCATCCGCCGGCTTGTCCGTTAATGCGAATTACGAACTGGAGTTCTTGTTCGAATTTTCGAACTGCCATGCGGCTATTTGTAAGAAGAGCACAGCTAGTATGTGGTGGTTGGGCGCGCAAATTTGAATGTCGGGCAGCGATTTGAATTGGAACGTGATGGGGATAATGTGATAACAGTTTTTAAAAAAGCCAATGAGCGATAACAAGATCTCAGCAAAAAGTCCTTCTATGCCTTCTATGATGAAAAACTTTGTTTTTATCATCCATTGTGTCCTCTAGGTTCAGTTTACGCTTCCATTTAATAGACACAGATCCCATATGTGGCACTAAAACCAAACCCAATTTAGTTTCAAGCCTCAGCAATCATGAACAAGTCTGAATAACAACGCTGACGGCATAAAATCCCGTTGTGCCCTTGCGACCGCAAATTTAAACCAGCTGTACTCTCGCGGCACAATAGAAGGGTTCAAAGTGTGGCATTAACGGTGCCATATTTTGCATGTTTCAGTTTAGTTGAcactaaaaataaatcaagaaTATACGGGCCATAAAAAATACATAGACAAAAACTAGATAAACCTCAACAAATGCGGCATCAAAAAGTTGACAGAAAACAGAACACAAAAATCATGGGCGACAGGGAGAGAAAGGAAGAGAACGATGGGTGATTCGGGCAAtggaatttatttattaatagtTAGTATTTTAATAGCTTCGATGGGAATACAATAAAGCCTCAAATCGTGACCCGACACCGGGATCTTCTTGATGTGCGTTCCAAACCAGAAGCGGAACGAAAGACCTTCCTAGGAAATCGCTGTCATATTTATGGCACATTATAGGGAGGGACCCGCACCCATCGCATCCCCATTCCCGTATTCTGGAAGGGTTGaagtaaataaatattgttttcccccatctctctctctctctctctgcggCAGCAGCTCACGCGACATgcataataaaaataatattaatataAGGGTGGGAGAGAACAtggaaaacaacaaacaacgaAATGAACAGCCCCAGACCTTCCAGACCCCCACCGCAGGGGCTAATGCAATAATAAGACCGACTCGGAAAGGGCATAAATAAAAAGACTATATAAAAAGGGGTGCCGTAGGAGAACAAAAGCTCGAAGCAGCATGACGCCTTCCGCTTTTATAGCCAGAAGACAAGGAGGCAGGAAGTTGTAGCAGTTGCAACACCGGAAACAGAAACGAGCTTCCAttgaggaggagcaggaggagtcTTCTCCTGCGTGTCATTAGGTGGAGTCAACATGAAAGAGTGTCTGTGTCGCCTCTTTAGGAGGGAAATGGAAAAGCTGAGATGAATGAGCCGCCATTTCCAGATCCATTTGTCTTCGTGAATGAATAACAAACgaggaatcggaatcggaatcggaatcctAGTTACAGTTCTGATTGAAATCCGTTTCGGTAACGGCAGGAAGTTGTCCGGAATGCCAGAGAATCAACATCTTACAATGTCAATCCTCGGTACTCAGAAATCCTCTCCAAATGAAAATTGGCTTTTCTAATACTCAAGAAACATCTGTTAAGGCTCATAGACTCCCCAACTTCAATCCTTTTCCAAATCCAACAAAATTGGCCAAACAAACCAGCTCGAAACCTAAGCGGAAGTCCTTACAGCTTTTGCATATCCTTAAGTGCCACAAAGTGCTGCTATCATTCTTTCCACTCGTGTGTATGGAATGTATGCTGTCGATGCTTATGACACCCTCAACCGCACTTTGAAACGGATACAAATAGAGATAGAGaggcagatacagatacagatacagatacagatacgaaTAGTGTGCATCCTGCAGATGTCCTGTGGTGTGTGTTCTTCATGGGAGTCTGCTTCAAGTGGCACCCCACTTCCTCCTTCAACCAATTCGCTATGGTTGGTTTTTGTATCGCTGACCATGACAGAATTTTTCTCcttcagtttttttttttaacacgACTCCAAAGGGCTCTTCACGTGGCACCACCTCCCTCTAGTGGCCTCCCTCTTCCCATCCCTCGCCCACCACCAGAAAAGTGTCCAAAACATAAATGACATTTATATTGGTTATAGTATTAAAAGGAATGcttgttctgttctgttttggCTCCCCAAATACGATACGTGCCAACGTTTTGGGGTCATAAAAATATATGccacaacaacgacaacagcagcagcagcagcagcaaaagaaaagaaaacactGGGAACTACTGGGAACAGAAACAAACAATTTATATGACGGCCAACAAAATATAGAAGGAGGAAAGGTCAAGCCATGAAATATGAGAAATTGCTGAAATACCCCTCCCACGAGTACGAttatgtgtgtttgtgtgtcaTGCCAGTGCGTTTCATAATGGGAAAGACAGTAGAAAGTTTGAACTCTAGCCAAAGTAGGTGCTCTTAATATCTTAATAATGTGTCACTTAAGAGAATACTCGTATATATTAGATTAGTACATATGTTATCGTTTAGAACTGATGATGTAGTATCGAATCGGAAACGGTTCTTAGATCAGTAATCAAGTTCTAATAAATGAAAATTAAGGATTCCCATCTTTCCATGAACAATCATCATGTTTGAGGTATCTTCAGCTTTATTGAAGACTTGATGTGGAACATTTTCAGTTATCATGCACTTAGATATCGGACATGAACGAGTATCGTTAGGAGTTATCAATTGAATTCACCTATCGACTCAAAAGTTACAGAAACAGCGATGAAATAAGAAGATAAATGCAAGATATATATTTATTCATTCATTACCGATAGTTTGTATTTCATTTTAGGCtactttctttattttttaacCATCCTTCCTCATTCAACCATGAATACCCACTGTATTTTATATAACATAACCATTTCCCGTATATCCCATATATCCCACTAAAATCTTTAcccaaaaaagaacgaagaagcaacagcagcaataACGTTTGCAATTTGCTGGTCACGTGGTCAAAGAGCAAGAGAGAGGGGGAACAAAAGACTGGGCAAAAGAGTGGCTCCAAGAGTCCAAAATTGCGTATACGCCGCGTGCGTCAAAACGCAAATGTCAAAATTGGCTTTGGCCAGAAGACCAGAAGGGAATCGCTAAAGGGGTTGCTTGGTGAaggagcaggggcagggacaggggcaggggcatttgCTGCTGTGTGTTTTTGGGGGATTGGTGTCTGTGAGTGGTTTAGGCAGAGTGTGCGTGCCTATGGCATAATTGTGTTCGCATACATCTATAGAAAACGAGAGGCAGATAGTGGcagagggagacagagaggTAGGGCGTGTGGGGGCAAGTTCAATGGCGTCTCTCATAAATCCATCGCCGCAGCCAATGCAAATAAACAAAGCTGCGCTCATGCCTCCTCCTTCTGAATGGATGTCCCATGTCCAAAGGATGAGGAGAAGTCTGGCCAGAGCAGGCAATATTCGCAGCTGAGCGGATAGATAGACAAACACTAAAACAACAGACAGAGAGCGAGGGAGAAACATGGGTGAGGATGCATACCACGTGCTGATTTAAACCTTTTTGATGAAGGGATGCCCTAACCCCCCCAGGAAAGCTATTAATGTGCAGAGAAGGGTTTGGTTATGGACGCCAGAAAGAGGAGTTAGGGATAGGCTGATGCTCTGTGAAGAGAAAACAACTTCACTAGTTGATAAATTTCCACTGCAAAGGTACTTTTAAAGATCTTCTCGAAACGTGGCTTCTCCCAGCCTCTGTCTCTTCTTAAAAGAGTGTATCCTCTGCCCTTAACTTCTGATCCCTTCAAATCGCCTGCAGGTGTCAACAAACTTTCTGAGTTCTCAGTCTCTGCTTTCTTGTTGTTTGTCACTTTTTGTTTTGGTGCAAAAAAAGGGTTTTTCCGCCGCTCACTGATGCACGGAAATGAAAGGCCGACCcaaaacaaaaatacaaaacgaTTTTGGTTGatgattttgtattttgttttttgtttttcggtTTATTTGGGGTACCCTGTCCTGACTGTTGTTGTTTATCCCTCTGGGCCTAAATCATATTAATGAATTTTCTTTTCCCTTTTTCTGGTCATGCTTTTGGCCCCTGGTCAGGCATGACCTACAGCTAAAGCATGCGGAATGGGGAGGAGACCTATGGAGGACATTAATTACGCAAAATTAAATTTGATATCCTCACATTAGACCTGAAACGCTTCAGCGCATTTTcttccccttttttttttggtggagAACTTTCAGGGGTAGAACTTTGGAGGGTTTACTCTCGCAGGAAGTACGCTAAGAGCAATATGGCAGAGGAGACCTCCTCCTTTTCAGCAGATTATTTTAATTCATGTTTCGGCTGAAAATTACAAAGAAAATATGAGTTTCCCCTGCAATGCGAAATCCGCTTTTGGTCATTAGCCCGATGCCCAGTCCGAGGGTTGGCTGTGCCCAAAAAGAGCGAGGGAGGGGGGCGAGAGGAATGTGTGTGTGACACTTGCAAACCGGAATTTATTTGCCCCGCGCATTGCAGACCTCATTAGCAATAGTTTTGTTTGGTTTCGTCGGGACTTTGGCTTTTGCGAGAGGCATAAATCATGGCAGTGGCAATGACATGAGAGGCGTCATCGATGATGATGCCTCCCTCTTGTGGGCATAGAGAGGGGGAGAAATGGGCAGAGGGTTAGGGTGTTAGGGGGCTATTACAGTGTTTATTACGAGAGAGCCCAAAATAATACCCGACTTGCCAGTGACTGAACTGTGGCCCAAAATCTAATTAGACCACAAATGAAAGTCCCAATACGACAACATCGAAGAAGGGAAGTTGCATTTTGGGTTGAAAAAGAGAAATCGCCATCGTTGCGACTTTTTCTGTGCTGCCAATTATTTAAGAGGATAGTGGAGATAGAGGACTGGAGGTCATAGGTCAGTGCAATGCATTAATCTCTGTGCAATGGCCATAAATAATTGGCAGCTAATTTCAATGGATTGGGAATCAGAGAGCGGAGATTACTATAGATGTAAGTCCCTTTGGAATATTTAGTCAAGGATAGGATGGTCGTGGCATTGATTATCGGCTATCACCCGTATATCATTAAAATAATTGGATAATTGTAATTCTAATGAGAGAGATGTTGATTTTATCTCGATACAGATGAAGAAACCACAATGAGATTGACTCAAATGCCCGGCCCTGTATCTTTCTCTCCTTTTTCTCTCTGTTAACGGATGTCCTTGATAATCTTGAACCATTTGTCCCTGCCTCAACAACATGAACTTTTGCAATTTTTCCCTCTCACTCAGTCGCTTTCTTCTTCAACAGATTTTGACTTGTGGCTTGAGAGGGGACTGGGACTGCGAGAGGGAGAAGAGATGGAGGAGAGCGTGTAAGCAGGCCAATCAAGCTGCATGAGTGCATCTTCCAACTTCAGATGcagctcacacacacacacacacacacacaaacacagagagatacagagagacagagaaacaCGTGTGTGGCATCATCATTAACGGTACAACTGCAAGAGATAGTTCGAGGGGGAAGGAGACGACTTTCTCCCTTAGCGTTGTCCCTTTTTTGGCTTTTTACGTTTTTGTTGTCTTTGTTGATTGCCTGGCTCACTGAAAGAGAGCGAGGTGAGGGGGAAGAAAAGGCACGGGCTAAGCCTGTTTAAAGGCGAATGAAAATCGAGTCAGACGTCGGGTCTGAGCGGAGCTTAAGAGAGGATTTTTCCCTGATCTTTTTAGATACAATTATGCCAGAGAACTCGATTTCGAAATCTAAATGCAATTACTTCTGCCATGAACAGTAATTGCATATTTTGTGTGCCGTCGTATCCTTGGCCAAAAATGCTAATCTCTTCTGCTCCTTTTCATCTCTTGAACTCCCACTCACTGTCTCTATTCCtctttgtgtttgtgtgtgtgtgttaaaCAGAGCATGCATAATTCGAatgaaaattaatttgttattAGTTTGcagcaaacacaaacacaaatcACCAGCAACAGGCAGAAGGAGAAAGGAGAAAGGGGAAAGGGGAAAAGTCAAAGGCAGAGGAGCAGTAGCGGCGTAACAGCGGGGAGGAGTGCAAAACGATGAAAACCAATAAGTATGGACCGGCATAAAGCTAGCCTCATTACCACCCcagcaaagagagagagagtgagagggcAAGTGTGAGAGAGAGCTTCGATAGCGTCTTGCTAAATTTACATAAAACACTTAAAAAAACAGGAAACGAATGCTTTATACCCATGATATAGTCAAGATGCCTCTCAATCTGCGATGTCTAGAAAGAAATAAGCCTCTGCGTTATAAACAGCCTCCGAAAAACATCATACTCCCCTCAGCCAGTGGATACCcactggcagcagcagctacagaAGAAGGAAAAGGAGAAAAAGCAACAGAGAAAATACATTGAGGAAAAACTACACCAAGAAATTGAAATTTAAATAAACCTTAAAATTGACTTAGCGACAGCGACAAAAACA
This region of Drosophila miranda strain MSH22 chromosome 2, D.miranda_PacBio2.1, whole genome shotgun sequence genomic DNA includes:
- the LOC108156856 gene encoding cytochrome P450 315a1, mitochondrial isoform X1, which translates into the protein MNRKRTSLLHWLQQLLRTLLVRLLCQFKSKAGLTKATAGSNRCRPKGGEIVPIPRVKGLPVVGTLLDLIAAGGATQLHKYIDSRHRQYGPIFRERLGGTQDAVFVSSAPLMRGVFLHEGQYPQHPLPDAWTLYNQRHACQRGLFFMEGAEWLHNRRILNRLLLNGNLNWMDVHIESCTRQLVDQWRARTEEATAECDVPGSPSYYELPNLEQQLYRWSIEVLCCIMFGSNVLTCPKIQSALDHFTQIVHKVFEHSSRLMTFPPRLAQLLRLRIWRDFESNVNEVLREGAAIIDHCIGGEITEDGQLEQLEQREETLFNRLQAAEVPGEMIKRIFVDLVIAAGDTTAFSSQWALFVLSREPQLQCRLARERVASESQLLHGLIKESLRLYPVAPFIGRYLPQDAHLGDHFVEKDTLVLLSLYTAGRDASHFEQPERVLPERWCVGRSHGSLPFAIGQRSCIGRRVALKQLHSLLGKCTTQFEMQCLNEQPVDCMLRMVTVPDQTLRLALRPRSSE
- the LOC108156856 gene encoding cytochrome P450 315a1, mitochondrial isoform X2; translated protein: MNRKRTSLLHWLQQLLRTLLVRLLCQFKSKAGLTKATAGSNRCRPKGGEIVPIPRVKGLPVVGTLLDLIAAGGATQLHKYIDSRHRQYGPIFRERLGGTQDAVFVSSAPLMRGVFLHEGQYPQHPLPDAWTLYNQRHACQRGLFFMEGAEWLHNRRILNRLLLNGNLNWMDVHIESCTRQLVDQWRARTEEATAECDVPGSPSYYELPNLEQQLYRWSIEVLCCIMFGSNVLTCPKIQSALDHFTQIVHKVFEHSSRLMTFPPRLAQLLRLRIWRDFESNVNEVLREGAAIIDHCIGGEITEDGQLEQLEQREETLFNRLQAAEVPGEMIKRIFVDLVIAADRLQQPVGVIRSFAGATAAVPPCQGASGVRVAAASRLDQGVPASISRGAIHRTLPAAGCSSRRPLC